In the genome of Mycobacterium kansasii ATCC 12478, one region contains:
- a CDS encoding sensor histidine kinase translates to MVETSDAELKRVRKLHQLRSYRIASVLRVGVVVLMVAAMLVGTNRSEWLQQSALIVAYALAALWALALAYSPSRRVIVLRRFVRMARYEPVAFTAVDVFALTGFQLLSTDGIYPLLIMTLLPVLVGLDVSSRRAAVVLAFTLVGFALAVVQDPAMVWAIGWPEAVFRFVLYAFLCATALIVVRIEERHARSIAGLSALREELLAQTMTASEVLQRRISESIHDGPLQDVLAARQELIELQTAAPDDERVNRALAGLQSASERLRQATFELHPAVLEQVGLGAAVEQLAASTAQRSGIKVSTDIDYPVRNEIDPVMFGVARELLSNVVRHSRARTASVNLGITDGICVLDVADDGVGISGDTMARRLGEGHIGLASHRARVDAAGGTFVFLDTPAGTHVCVEVPLKS, encoded by the coding sequence GTGGTAGAGACCAGCGACGCGGAACTGAAACGGGTGCGCAAGCTGCACCAGTTGCGCTCCTACCGAATCGCTTCGGTGCTTCGAGTCGGAGTTGTGGTGTTGATGGTCGCCGCCATGCTGGTCGGCACCAACCGCTCGGAATGGCTGCAGCAATCCGCGTTGATCGTTGCCTACGCGTTGGCCGCGCTGTGGGCCCTGGCATTGGCGTATTCGCCGTCGCGACGCGTCATTGTGTTGCGTCGATTCGTCCGGATGGCCAGATACGAGCCCGTTGCGTTCACCGCGGTAGACGTTTTCGCGTTGACCGGTTTTCAGTTGCTGTCCACCGACGGGATCTATCCGTTGCTGATTATGACCTTGCTGCCGGTGCTGGTGGGCTTGGACGTGTCGTCGCGGCGGGCGGCGGTGGTGCTGGCTTTCACGCTCGTCGGATTTGCCCTCGCGGTGGTCCAGGATCCGGCGATGGTGTGGGCAATCGGATGGCCCGAAGCGGTATTCCGATTCGTGCTCTATGCATTTCTGTGTGCCACCGCATTGATCGTCGTTCGAATCGAGGAGCGCCACGCCCGCTCGATCGCGGGTCTGAGCGCGTTGCGTGAGGAACTGCTGGCTCAGACCATGACCGCGTCTGAGGTGTTGCAGCGCCGGATCTCGGAGTCCATTCACGATGGGCCGCTGCAAGATGTGCTGGCCGCCCGTCAGGAGCTCATCGAGTTACAGACGGCTGCGCCCGACGACGAGCGCGTCAACCGGGCTTTGGCCGGTCTGCAGAGCGCATCGGAACGTCTGCGACAGGCCACCTTTGAGCTACATCCGGCCGTCCTGGAACAGGTTGGCCTCGGCGCGGCCGTCGAACAGCTGGCCGCGTCCACCGCGCAGCGTTCGGGTATCAAGGTCAGCACCGACATCGACTATCCGGTGCGCAATGAGATCGACCCGGTCATGTTCGGGGTGGCCCGTGAGTTGCTGTCGAACGTGGTGCGCCATTCCCGGGCCCGCACTGCGTCGGTCAACCTCGGGATCACCGATGGCATCTGCGTTTTGGATGTTGCCGATGACGGGGTGGGAATCAGCGGCGACACCATGGCTCGTCGCCTCGGCGAGGGGCATATCGGGCTGGCTTCGCATCGGGCCCGGGTCGACGCCGCCGGCGGGACTTTCGTCTTCCTGGATACTCCGGCGGGCACCCACGTCTGCGTGGAAGTCCCGCTGAAGTCCTGA
- the narL gene encoding two-component system response regulator NarL has protein sequence MTAPEKVRVVVGDDHPLFREGVVRALSLSGSVNVVGEADDGATALELIKTELPDVALLDYRMPGMDGAQVAAAVRSYDLPTRVLLISAHDESAIVYQALQQGAAGFLLKDSTRTEIVKAVLDCAKGRDVVAPSLVGGLAGEIRQRAAPTAPVLSAREREVLNRIARGQSIPAIAGELYVAPSTVKTHVQRLYEKLGVSDRAAAVAEAMRQGLLD, from the coding sequence ATGACGGCGCCCGAAAAAGTCCGTGTGGTGGTCGGCGATGACCACCCGCTATTTCGTGAGGGCGTGGTGCGCGCGCTTTCCTTGAGCGGCTCGGTCAACGTGGTCGGTGAGGCCGATGACGGCGCGACGGCGCTGGAGTTGATCAAGACTGAGCTGCCCGACGTCGCCTTGCTCGACTACCGGATGCCGGGCATGGACGGCGCCCAGGTGGCCGCCGCGGTGCGCAGCTACGACTTGCCGACCCGCGTCCTGCTGATATCGGCGCACGACGAATCGGCGATCGTCTACCAGGCATTACAGCAGGGCGCCGCCGGATTCCTGCTGAAGGATTCGACACGCACCGAGATCGTCAAAGCCGTACTCGATTGCGCCAAGGGACGCGACGTCGTCGCGCCCTCCCTGGTCGGCGGCCTTGCCGGCGAAATCCGCCAACGAGCGGCCCCGACGGCTCCGGTGCTCAGCGCCCGCGAGCGAGAGGTGCTCAATCGTATTGCCCGCGGCCAGAGCATCCCCGCGATCGCCGGCGAACTGTATGTGGCGCCATCGACGGTCAAAACCCATGTGCAGCGGCTCTACGAAAAGCTTGGCGTCAGCGACCGTGCGGCCGCAGTCGCCGAAGCCATGCGGCAGGGGCTGCTCGACTGA
- a CDS encoding sensor histidine kinase, producing the protein MAVTSDVELERVRKLHQLRSYRIVSVLRIGVLVFVIAAMIVGTPTHEWGQQTVLVALYGVAALCALALAFSPARRLLEAEESSGVRRWEPLVFTAVDIVALTGFQLLSAHGLYPLLIMTLLPVLAGVDISSRRAVTVLAFSLLGFVLAGVHDGVLLGPTGWPHTAFLFSLYAFLCATALVVVRIEERHIRSVAGLSALREELLAQTMTASEELQRRISESIHDGPLQDVLAARQELVELQIAWPGDERVDRALAGLQDASERLRQATFELHPAVLEQVGLGAAVLQLAASTAQRSGIEISTDIDYPVRNEIDPIMFGVARELLSNVVRHSRARTASVNLGIADGTCVLDVADDGVGISGDTMARRLGEGHIGLASHRMRVDAARGIFVFLDTRAGTHVRVAVPLKS; encoded by the coding sequence GTGGCAGTCACCAGCGACGTGGAACTGGAGCGGGTACGCAAGCTGCACCAGCTGCGCTCATACCGGATCGTCTCGGTACTTCGCATCGGGGTCTTGGTGTTCGTCATTGCCGCGATGATCGTCGGCACTCCGACGCACGAATGGGGCCAGCAAACCGTCTTGGTCGCTTTGTATGGAGTTGCCGCACTGTGTGCCCTGGCATTGGCTTTTTCCCCGGCGCGACGACTGCTCGAAGCGGAGGAATCGTCGGGCGTGCGCCGGTGGGAACCTCTGGTATTCACCGCCGTCGACATCGTGGCATTGACCGGCTTCCAGCTGCTGTCGGCCCACGGACTGTATCCACTGCTGATCATGACGTTGCTGCCGGTCCTGGCGGGCGTCGATATCTCGTCACGACGAGCTGTCACGGTGCTGGCGTTCAGCCTGCTCGGGTTCGTGCTAGCGGGGGTCCACGACGGTGTGCTCCTCGGCCCGACGGGCTGGCCCCATACCGCTTTTCTCTTCTCGCTGTATGCATTTCTGTGCGCCACAGCGTTGGTGGTGGTGCGCATCGAGGAGCGCCATATTCGCTCGGTGGCCGGGTTGAGCGCGTTGCGCGAGGAGTTGCTGGCTCAAACCATGACGGCCTCTGAGGAGTTGCAGCGCCGGATCTCGGAGTCCATTCACGATGGGCCGCTGCAAGATGTGCTGGCCGCGCGCCAGGAACTCGTCGAGCTGCAGATCGCGTGGCCAGGCGACGAACGGGTGGACCGGGCTTTGGCCGGCTTGCAGGATGCCTCAGAACGTCTGCGGCAGGCCACCTTTGAGCTGCATCCGGCCGTCCTCGAGCAAGTCGGGTTGGGGGCCGCGGTCCTACAGCTGGCCGCCTCCACCGCGCAGCGTTCGGGCATCGAGATCAGCACCGACATCGACTATCCGGTGCGCAATGAGATCGACCCGATCATGTTCGGTGTGGCCCGTGAGTTGCTGTCGAACGTGGTGCGTCATTCCCGGGCCCGCACTGCGTCGGTCAACCTCGGGATCGCCGACGGCACCTGCGTTCTAGATGTTGCCGACGACGGGGTGGGAATCAGCGGCGACACCATGGCTCGTCGCCTCGGCGAGGGGCACATCGGCCTGGCTTCGCATCGGATGCGGGTCGACGCCGCGCGGGGCATATTCGTTTTTCTGGATACCCGGGCGGGCACCCACGTCCGCGTGGCAGTACCGCTGAAATCCTGA
- a CDS encoding MFS transporter, producing the protein MWILLAGNLLVRSAGFAYPFLAYHVAGRGHQAGAVGVVLAAYGAGWAAGQLLCGWLVDRYGARSTLVSTMAVAAAVLMLIAAAHSVPVLSVAAMIAGLTCDTPRLVLGSAITALIADPRHRARLDTWRYGWVLNIGAAIAGAVGGLVAEWMGTSLLYWINGIVYATFAVMTVRCIPAGRYRAATPVTAHDRGDYRQIFADKRLVLLVASGWATLTVLMGIFAVVPMLMNASGLGTGAYGWVQVVNGVAVAALTPLMTPWLSKQLAVGPRLDMLAVAGVWVTLCMGVAGIAHTTAGFSAAVAACSPGEIVWFVVSAGIVHRITQPASSGRYQGVWSMTTAAAAVTAPILASCSLAHGGRLLMVGATVTAGLLGTALCAPLARALAGADIGRAPRNHGRRCC; encoded by the coding sequence ATGTGGATACTGCTGGCCGGCAACTTGCTAGTGCGCTCGGCAGGCTTCGCGTATCCGTTCCTGGCCTACCACGTGGCCGGACGCGGTCATCAGGCAGGAGCCGTGGGCGTGGTCCTGGCGGCCTACGGTGCGGGATGGGCGGCGGGGCAGCTGCTGTGCGGCTGGCTGGTCGACCGCTACGGAGCCCGGTCGACGCTGGTCTCCACAATGGCGGTGGCGGCCGCGGTGCTGATGCTGATTGCCGCGGCGCACAGCGTTCCGGTGTTGTCGGTGGCAGCCATGATCGCCGGATTGACCTGCGACACACCACGTCTGGTGCTCGGCTCCGCGATTACCGCGTTGATTGCGGATCCTCGGCACCGGGCCAGACTTGACACCTGGCGCTACGGGTGGGTTCTCAACATCGGCGCGGCGATCGCGGGCGCGGTCGGCGGTCTGGTCGCGGAGTGGATGGGCACCTCGCTGCTGTATTGGATCAACGGGATCGTATACGCAACTTTCGCGGTGATGACGGTCCGCTGCATACCGGCCGGCCGGTACCGCGCGGCGACGCCCGTGACCGCTCATGACCGGGGTGATTACCGGCAAATCTTCGCCGACAAACGGCTGGTTCTGTTGGTCGCATCGGGCTGGGCGACTCTCACGGTGCTGATGGGCATCTTCGCCGTCGTTCCGATGCTGATGAATGCGTCCGGTCTGGGTACCGGCGCTTACGGCTGGGTGCAGGTGGTCAACGGTGTGGCCGTGGCGGCCCTAACCCCTTTGATGACACCGTGGTTGAGTAAGCAGCTGGCGGTCGGCCCCAGGCTCGACATGCTGGCCGTCGCGGGAGTGTGGGTGACTCTGTGCATGGGCGTGGCCGGGATCGCCCACACCACGGCCGGTTTCAGCGCTGCCGTTGCGGCGTGCTCACCGGGTGAGATCGTCTGGTTTGTGGTCAGCGCCGGCATCGTCCACCGGATCACTCAACCTGCCAGCAGCGGCCGCTACCAGGGGGTTTGGTCGATGACGACGGCGGCTGCGGCGGTGACCGCGCCAATCCTGGCTTCCTGCAGTCTCGCACACGGCGGGCGACTACTGATGGTCGGCGCCACCGTGACCGCCGGCCTGCTCGGCACTGCACTGTGCGCACCCCTGGCACGTGCTTTGGCCGGGGCCGACATCGGCAGGGCGCCGCGCAACCACGGCCGCAGATGCTGCTGA
- a CDS encoding MFS transporter — MSDSHTSSHSSCRQGLPGVIWLLLGGNLVVRAAGFAYPFMAFHVAGRGHTAGAVGAVLAAFGVGWAVGQLACGWLVDRTGSRATLASTMLVAATVLVLMAQARSVPALLIGALVTGVVYDAPRPVLGAAIAELVPDPARRAKIDAWRFGWIVSIGRAITGGVGGLLAGWSGVPVLFWINAVACALLALLAACCIPAREHRRSQAATEPVAQTAEIGYRGAFSDARLVLLLGSSLATLTAVRGLYAAVPMLMADSGLGAGEFGWAQLANAVAGIGLTPVMTPWLGRKAAARFRPRLDILAAAGVWTAVSMSGAALAHTTLGFTVATAVCTPGEIAWFVIAAGIVHRIAPPANGGRYHGIWSMTLAIASVVAPIIASYSLVHGGHRLVAIVTVTVGLTGAALCLPLARALRRSASVPALRSP; from the coding sequence ATGTCGGATTCGCACACGTCATCCCACTCGTCCTGCCGGCAGGGGCTGCCGGGCGTCATATGGCTGCTGCTGGGCGGCAACCTGGTGGTGCGCGCGGCGGGGTTCGCCTATCCGTTCATGGCGTTTCACGTGGCCGGGCGAGGACACACCGCCGGCGCTGTCGGCGCGGTCCTGGCCGCCTTCGGGGTCGGCTGGGCAGTGGGTCAACTGGCATGTGGCTGGCTGGTGGACCGCACCGGCTCGCGCGCGACGCTGGCGTCCACCATGCTGGTGGCGGCCACGGTGCTGGTGCTGATGGCCCAGGCCCGCAGTGTGCCGGCATTGCTGATCGGCGCTCTGGTCACCGGTGTGGTCTACGACGCGCCGCGCCCGGTGCTGGGCGCCGCGATCGCCGAGCTGGTGCCCGATCCCGCGCGGCGGGCGAAGATCGACGCCTGGCGCTTCGGCTGGATCGTCAGCATCGGCCGCGCGATCACCGGCGGTGTGGGCGGTCTGCTCGCCGGCTGGTCGGGCGTTCCCGTGCTGTTCTGGATCAACGCCGTTGCGTGCGCGCTGCTGGCGCTGCTGGCGGCCTGCTGCATCCCGGCCAGGGAGCATCGCCGGTCCCAGGCGGCCACCGAGCCGGTTGCGCAGACTGCTGAAATCGGTTACCGCGGAGCGTTTTCGGATGCACGGCTGGTCCTGCTGCTCGGGTCCAGCCTCGCGACACTGACGGCGGTCCGTGGTCTTTATGCCGCGGTACCCATGCTGATGGCCGACAGCGGTTTGGGCGCAGGCGAATTCGGCTGGGCGCAACTGGCCAATGCCGTTGCCGGGATTGGCCTCACCCCGGTGATGACACCGTGGCTGGGCCGTAAAGCGGCGGCCCGCTTTCGTCCGAGGCTCGACATTCTCGCCGCCGCCGGCGTGTGGACGGCGGTGAGCATGTCGGGCGCCGCGCTCGCACACACCACCCTCGGCTTCACCGTCGCCACGGCGGTCTGCACCCCGGGCGAGATCGCCTGGTTCGTGATCGCCGCCGGCATCGTGCATAGGATCGCTCCGCCCGCCAACGGCGGCCGTTACCACGGCATCTGGTCCATGACCCTGGCTATCGCTTCAGTGGTAGCCCCAATCATCGCCTCCTACAGCCTGGTTCATGGCGGTCATCGTCTGGTGGCGATCGTCACCGTGACGGTCGGGCTGACCGGCGCCGCGCTGTGTCTGCCGCTGGCCCGCGCGCTGCGCCGGTCCGCTTCAGTGCCGGCCCTGAGGTCGCCCTGA
- a CDS encoding PPE family protein, whose translation MVYGALPPEINSGRMYAGPGAGSMLAAAGAWDGLAVELNSMAIAVESVVIGLISGPWLGASVTMMAAATTPYVTWLKATAAQAELAAGQAKAAAAAYECAHAMTVHPALVAANRAQLAVLIAANLLGQNSPAIAATEAQYGEMWAQDAAAMYGYVAASSAATSLTPFTPPPPTANPAGLVSQAAAVDQAAGNSAASNVATVLSELMSVSTASGTSILPDWMQDLQTMMSIFGTPFFVCTSSAGLMMSAMSAFKGLFPAAAAVGAQVAAAAEAAAAGALGSAGMAGLTGAVSAGMGGAATVGGLSVPAAWAASAPTLSHAAVAALPGAVSSGASSLGSGAAPGLLGGLPLASASERAAAAGNAAQDGIEPLRVLPQLIG comes from the coding sequence ATGGTGTACGGGGCGCTGCCGCCCGAGATCAATTCCGGACGCATGTACGCCGGGCCGGGGGCAGGATCGATGCTGGCCGCCGCCGGCGCGTGGGATGGACTGGCCGTCGAGCTGAACTCCATGGCAATCGCCGTCGAGTCGGTGGTCATCGGACTGATCAGCGGGCCCTGGCTCGGCGCCTCCGTGACCATGATGGCCGCTGCCACCACACCGTATGTGACCTGGCTGAAAGCCACCGCTGCTCAAGCTGAGCTGGCCGCCGGCCAAGCCAAAGCGGCGGCCGCGGCTTACGAGTGCGCCCACGCGATGACGGTTCATCCGGCCCTCGTGGCAGCCAACCGTGCACAGCTGGCGGTCCTGATCGCCGCTAACCTGCTCGGCCAAAACTCTCCGGCGATCGCGGCCACCGAGGCCCAGTACGGCGAGATGTGGGCTCAGGACGCGGCCGCGATGTACGGCTACGTCGCCGCGTCGTCCGCCGCAACCAGCTTGACCCCGTTCACCCCGCCCCCGCCGACGGCCAACCCGGCGGGGCTGGTCAGCCAGGCCGCGGCAGTTGACCAAGCCGCCGGCAACTCGGCGGCCAGCAACGTCGCCACGGTGCTGTCCGAGCTGATGTCGGTGTCGACCGCCAGCGGCACGTCGATACTCCCGGATTGGATGCAAGACCTGCAGACGATGATGAGCATTTTCGGTACGCCGTTCTTCGTCTGCACCTCGTCCGCAGGCCTGATGATGTCGGCGATGTCGGCCTTCAAGGGCCTGTTCCCGGCGGCGGCCGCGGTCGGCGCCCAGGTCGCGGCGGCGGCGGAGGCTGCTGCCGCGGGAGCCCTGGGTTCGGCGGGCATGGCAGGCCTGACCGGCGCGGTGTCGGCCGGCATGGGTGGAGCGGCGACGGTCGGCGGCTTGTCGGTGCCAGCGGCGTGGGCCGCCTCCGCACCAACCCTGAGTCATGCCGCGGTCGCGGCGTTGCCGGGCGCCGTCTCCAGCGGCGCTTCCTCGCTCGGCTCCGGCGCGGCCCCCGGTCTGCTCGGCGGGTTGCCGCTGGCTAGCGCATCCGAACGGGCAGCCGCGGCCGGCAACGCCGCGCAGGACGGCATCGAGCCGCTTCGGGTGCTGCCGCAGCTGATCGGATAG
- a CDS encoding PE family protein gives MSFVTSEPEALISAAGNLQSIGSAMNASNAAAIAPITGVVPAAADEVSALTAAHFAAHGTLYQAVSAQAAAIHELFVTTLGASGGSYAATEAANAIAAR, from the coding sequence ATGTCTTTCGTGACCAGTGAACCCGAGGCGCTGATCTCGGCAGCAGGGAACCTGCAGTCGATCGGTAGCGCCATGAACGCGAGTAATGCGGCCGCGATAGCTCCCATCACCGGCGTGGTACCGGCTGCCGCAGACGAGGTGTCGGCCTTGACCGCAGCTCACTTCGCTGCCCACGGCACTCTCTATCAAGCGGTCAGCGCACAGGCCGCGGCGATCCACGAACTCTTTGTGACCACCCTCGGAGCCAGCGGCGGTTCCTATGCGGCGACCGAGGCGGCCAACGCGATCGCAGCCCGCTAA
- the meaB gene encoding methylmalonyl Co-A mutase-associated GTPase MeaB, giving the protein MDIADLIARARNGSPRATGRLLSLVEGERRDEVLAAIDPAPVSEIRVVGITGPPGAGKSTTIAALVGAYRERGRRVGVLAVDPSSPFSGGALLGDRIRMTAHIDDSDVLIRSVASRGHLGGLAAAVPAAIRLLQAICYDEVLLETVGVGQSEIEIAAIADPTVVILNPGTGDAVQAAKAGLLEVADIVVVNKADRDGAEQTVRDLRAETDVPIVKLAAARGDGVAELVAAIDAHHRRDSRHRRLARARALILSLAHTRLRAHADLDRLAESVVDGGDDPYTAAERLLSPHPRQD; this is encoded by the coding sequence ATGGACATCGCCGATCTGATTGCCCGGGCGCGCAACGGATCTCCCCGCGCGACAGGTCGGCTGCTGAGCCTCGTCGAGGGAGAACGTCGCGACGAGGTACTAGCCGCCATCGACCCTGCGCCGGTGTCGGAGATCCGCGTCGTCGGCATCACCGGGCCGCCGGGCGCCGGAAAATCGACGACGATCGCGGCCCTGGTCGGCGCCTACCGGGAGCGCGGCCGCCGGGTGGGGGTATTGGCCGTGGACCCGTCGTCGCCGTTCAGCGGGGGTGCCCTGCTCGGCGATCGGATCCGGATGACCGCACACATCGACGACTCCGACGTACTGATCCGCTCGGTGGCCAGTCGCGGGCACCTCGGCGGTCTGGCCGCCGCCGTTCCCGCCGCCATCCGGCTGCTGCAAGCCATCTGTTATGACGAGGTCCTGTTGGAAACCGTCGGGGTGGGCCAGTCGGAGATCGAGATCGCCGCCATCGCCGACCCGACCGTCGTCATCCTCAACCCCGGCACAGGTGATGCCGTGCAGGCCGCCAAAGCGGGTCTGCTCGAGGTCGCCGACATCGTGGTGGTCAACAAGGCCGACCGAGACGGCGCCGAGCAGACGGTGCGGGATCTGCGGGCCGAAACCGATGTTCCCATCGTCAAACTCGCGGCCGCGCGCGGTGACGGCGTTGCGGAGCTGGTGGCCGCGATCGACGCACATCACCGCCGCGACAGCCGCCACCGCCGGCTGGCCCGCGCCCGCGCGCTGATCCTGTCCTTGGCACACACCCGGCTGCGGGCCCATGCGGACCTCGATCGGCTCGCCGAGTCGGTGGTCGACGGCGGCGACGATCCGTATACGGCTGCCGAGCGGTTGCTGTCCCCGCACCCGCGACAGGACTGA
- a CDS encoding thiolase family protein has product MPEAVIVSALRTPIGTARKGTLRDTSAFDLAHHVVSEAAAGLDPALVDDVILGEGLYGGGVIARHAAITAGLSHVPGLANNRHCAAGQAAVQSAAAGVRAGMDQLVIAGGVNSASTSPRSRMQVDGEWVDWFPPTHPDRPDAPNLDMSITVGWNAAVKAGISREEMDAWALRSHRNAIAAIDEGRFKEEIVPIETPHGLFAVDEHPRRDTTMEKLAALKPLHPEIAGFSITAGNACGANDGAAVLTIASDRLSDRLGLPALARIVSWASVGVDPAATGLAPVEVIPKALARAGLSISDVDLFEINEAFASMCVATVKMLDLNPDRVNVSGSGCSLGHPVAATGARMLTTLVHELRRRGGGIGVAAMCAGGGMGSATVIEVAAA; this is encoded by the coding sequence GTGCCAGAAGCCGTCATCGTGTCCGCCCTGCGTACGCCCATCGGCACTGCGCGCAAAGGAACCCTGCGCGACACCAGCGCATTCGACCTGGCCCATCACGTGGTCAGCGAAGCCGCAGCCGGTCTCGACCCGGCACTGGTCGACGACGTGATCCTGGGCGAGGGTCTCTACGGCGGCGGCGTGATCGCCCGCCACGCGGCCATCACGGCCGGCCTGAGCCACGTGCCCGGCCTGGCGAACAATCGGCACTGTGCGGCTGGGCAGGCGGCCGTGCAGAGCGCCGCGGCCGGTGTGCGCGCGGGAATGGACCAGCTGGTCATCGCCGGCGGAGTGAACTCGGCGTCAACGTCGCCGCGGTCTCGGATGCAGGTCGACGGCGAATGGGTCGACTGGTTCCCGCCGACCCACCCAGACCGGCCCGACGCGCCCAACCTGGACATGTCCATCACGGTGGGGTGGAACGCCGCGGTCAAAGCGGGCATCAGCCGCGAGGAGATGGATGCGTGGGCACTGCGGTCACACCGCAACGCGATCGCTGCGATCGACGAAGGCCGGTTCAAGGAAGAGATTGTGCCGATCGAGACCCCGCACGGGTTGTTCGCGGTCGACGAACATCCGCGGCGCGACACGACCATGGAGAAGCTGGCTGCGCTCAAGCCGTTGCATCCCGAAATAGCGGGCTTCTCGATCACCGCGGGTAATGCCTGCGGCGCCAACGACGGTGCCGCCGTGCTGACCATCGCGAGCGACCGGCTGAGTGACCGGCTGGGACTTCCCGCGCTGGCCCGCATCGTGTCCTGGGCCTCCGTCGGTGTGGACCCGGCGGCCACCGGCTTGGCGCCCGTCGAGGTGATCCCGAAAGCCCTTGCCCGCGCTGGACTTTCGATCTCCGACGTGGACCTGTTCGAAATCAACGAAGCGTTCGCGTCGATGTGTGTGGCCACCGTGAAAATGCTCGACCTCAACCCGGACCGCGTCAACGTCAGCGGCAGCGGCTGCTCGCTGGGCCATCCCGTGGCGGCGACCGGTGCCAGAATGCTGACGACGCTGGTGCACGAACTGCGCCGCCGCGGCGGTGGTATCGGCGTCGCGGCGATGTGTGCCGGCGGCGGCATGGGCTCGGCAACGGTCATCGAGGTTGCGGCGGCATAA
- a CDS encoding DUF732 domain-containing protein translates to MKAFTKILLAVFVALPSFLSVSSVMPPLARAEGTACESRGFDLATCDQFFLEDLRDRGVPFTDPAAAIRVGHGTADYLAQHPTMKGITAIANRLIRDNSNVNFTVQNAVNFIKVSVHYYGPPGLEQQLDAAAS, encoded by the coding sequence GTGAAGGCCTTCACCAAGATTCTGCTTGCGGTGTTTGTAGCCCTACCGTCATTTCTCTCGGTGTCGTCGGTGATGCCCCCGCTGGCACGGGCCGAGGGCACTGCGTGCGAAAGCCGTGGTTTCGACTTAGCAACGTGCGATCAGTTCTTCCTCGAGGACCTGAGGGATCGCGGCGTCCCTTTTACGGACCCTGCGGCGGCGATCAGGGTCGGTCACGGCACCGCTGACTACCTGGCCCAGCACCCCACGATGAAGGGGATCACAGCCATAGCCAACAGGCTCATCAGGGACAATTCGAATGTGAATTTCACCGTTCAGAATGCGGTCAACTTCATCAAAGTCTCGGTGCATTACTACGGACCACCGGGGTTGGAGCAGCAGCTCGACGCGGCGGCATCGTGA
- a CDS encoding proline iminopeptidase-family hydrolase, with protein sequence MTRPEATIAVPGGNVWFKRVGGGPGLPLLVVHGGPGLPHYYLTSLERLANEREVIFWDQLGCGNSECPSNPDLWTMQRSVTEMDAVIRALGLNAFHIFGNSWGGMLAQQYVLDVPSGAVSLIISNSTASIPRFADHVIELKSRLDPATQAAIDRHEAAGTTHSAEYQAAITTWNETYLCRTRPWPGELYEAFRNMGTEIFEMMFGPSDFHIVGTIRTWDIVERLAEITLPTLLIAGRYDECSPEHMRDMHRRIAGSRFEFFERSAHLPFIEEPDRFDALLRDFLGHHDRGGPARA encoded by the coding sequence ATGACTCGACCAGAGGCGACAATCGCGGTCCCGGGCGGAAACGTGTGGTTCAAGCGGGTCGGCGGCGGGCCAGGCCTTCCGCTGCTCGTGGTGCACGGCGGCCCGGGTCTGCCGCATTACTACTTGACCTCGCTGGAACGTCTGGCAAACGAACGCGAAGTCATCTTCTGGGATCAGCTCGGCTGCGGGAACTCCGAATGTCCGTCGAATCCGGATCTTTGGACGATGCAACGCTCGGTAACCGAAATGGATGCCGTGATAAGAGCGCTGGGCCTCAACGCCTTTCACATCTTCGGCAACTCGTGGGGCGGGATGCTCGCCCAGCAGTATGTCCTTGACGTGCCATCCGGTGCCGTCAGCCTGATCATCTCGAACAGCACCGCGTCCATACCACGGTTCGCCGACCACGTGATCGAACTGAAGTCGAGGTTGGACCCGGCGACCCAAGCCGCCATCGACCGCCACGAAGCCGCCGGCACCACGCATTCCGCCGAATACCAGGCAGCGATCACCACCTGGAACGAGACGTATCTGTGCCGCACCCGACCCTGGCCCGGCGAACTCTACGAAGCATTCCGCAACATGGGCACCGAGATTTTCGAAATGATGTTCGGCCCCAGCGACTTTCACATTGTCGGCACCATCCGGACCTGGGACATCGTCGAACGGTTGGCTGAGATCACGCTGCCAACGCTGCTGATCGCCGGCAGGTATGACGAATGTTCGCCGGAACACATGCGCGACATGCACCGCCGTATTGCCGGCTCACGTTTCGAGTTCTTCGAGCGAAGTGCCCACCTGCCCTTCATCGAAGAACCGGACCGGTTCGACGCGCTGCTGCGGGACTTCCTGGGTCACCACGACCGGGGCGGCCCCGCGCGAGCGTAA